The Pyrus communis chromosome 2, drPyrComm1.1, whole genome shotgun sequence genome includes a window with the following:
- the LOC137725491 gene encoding myb-related protein 308-like — translation MGRSPCCEKAHTNKGAWTKEEDDRLTAYIRAHGEGCWRSLPKAAGLLRCGKSCRLRWINYLRPDLKRGNFTEEEDELIIKLHSLLGNKWSLIAGRLPGRTDNEIKNYWNTHIRRKLLTRGIDPTTHRPLNETPQESATTISFAAASANIKEDDEKISITNGLVRKHSTKPVQERCPDLNLELQISPPCQPQQRSESLKSGGRGLCFSCSLGIQDAKNCSCGRDAFGGTTSGTAKIGYDFLGLKNGVLDYRSLEMK, via the exons atggGAAGATCTCCTTGCTGCGAGAAGGCTCACACCAACAAAGGAGCTTGGACCAAGGAAGAAGACGACCGCCTCACTGCCTACATCAGAGCTCACGGCGAAGGCTGCTGGCGTTCGCTGCCCAAGGCGGCGGGCCTCCTTCGATGTGGGAAGAGCTGCAGGCTGCGGTGGATCAACTACCTTAGACCTGATCTCAAGCGTGGCAATTTcacggaagaagaagatgagctcATCATCAAACTCCATAGCCTCCTCGGAAACAA ATGGTCTTTGATAGCTGGAAGGCTGCCTGGAAGAACAGACAATGAGATAAAGAACTACTGGAACACCCACATAAGAAGGAAGCTTTTGACCAGAGGGATTGACCCCACAACTCACAGGCCACTCAATGAGACTCCTCAGGAATCTGCAACCACAATTTCTTTTGCTGCTGCTTCTGCAAATAtcaaagaagatgatgaaaaaaTCTCCATAACCAATGGGCTTGTTCGcaagcattcaacaaaaccagtTCAGGAAAGGTGCCCTGACTTGAATCTTGAGCTTCAAATCAGCCCTCCCTGCCAGCCTCAGCAACGCAGTGAGAGTTTGAAGAGTGGAGGGAGAGGACTCTGTTTTTCTTGCAGTTTGGGGATTCAAGATGCAAAGAATTGCAGCTGTGGGAGGGATGCTTTTGGTGGAACCACCAGTGGCACTGCCAAAATTGGATATGATTTCTTGGGGCTGAAAAATGGGGTCTTGGATTACAGAAGCTTGGAGATGAAATGA